One Salvelinus namaycush isolate Seneca unplaced genomic scaffold, SaNama_1.0 Scaffold79, whole genome shotgun sequence genomic region harbors:
- the LOC120042819 gene encoding LRP chaperone MESD-like, which produces MAADFRWGCAVLLLCTYLICILATDGQDNKPKKKKDIRDYNDADMARLLEEWEKDDDIEEGDLPEHRRSPPPIDFSKVDASKPEELLKMSKKGKTLMVFATVAGEPTEKETEEVTSLWQSSLFNANFDIQRFVVGSNRVIFMLRDGSFAWEVKDFLVAQERCAEVTVEGQVFPGKAAKKDDSAKAKQQNEVNTKKKGKKKSEGKKPDLNGNRASKDKVEL; this is translated from the exons ATGGCGGCGGACTTCAGATGGGGATGTGCTGTGCTCTTGCTCTGTACGTATTTGATATGTATTTTAGCAACGGACGGTCAAGATAACAAGCCCAAGAAGAAGAAAGATATCCGTGATTACAATGATGCTGATATGGCACGGCTTTTGGAAGAATGGGAG AAAGACGATGACATCGAGGAGGGCGACCTCCCTGAGCACAGACGGTCCCCCCCGCCTATCGACTTTTCCAAGGTGGATGCTTCCAAGCCTGAGGAGCTGCTGAAGATGTCCAAGAAGGGAAAAACTCTGATGGTGTTTGCCACGGTGGCGGGAGAGCCTACGGAGAAGGAAACCGAGGAGGTGACCAGTCTGTGGCAGAGCAGCCTCTTCAATGCCAATTTTGACATCCAGAG GTTCGTGGTGGGCTCCAACCGGGTCATCTTCATGCTGCGAGATGGCAGCTTCGCGTGGGAGGTCAAGGACTTCCTGGTGGCCCAGGAACGCTGCGCCGAGGTCACTGTGGAAGGCCAGGTGTTCCCCGGGAAGGCTGCCAAGAAGGATGACAGCGCCAAGGCAAAGCAGCAGAACGAAGTGAACACCAAAAAGAAGGGCAAGAAGAAGTCAGAGGGCAAGAAACCCGACCTGAACGGCAACAGAGCAAGTAAAGACAAGGTTGAACTGTGA